atcttcttctttgttgcttcctagatccttgaggtcctggcataagcagccacaaaacacaacaatgataccataattatacaattgaatAGATGCAAGTCAGATTAATTTATAcacttttcctcttctatacttcctcttctatacttcctcttctatacttttgagcgaaagcaaatcatggcaagagacattagcacagcgccagcttgaacactagttatagtATAGAAATTTTAGAGAAAATAggcgtggtctagctcagtcACTTGCTAGCTGTACCGTTGAGAGCTTACTCATGAACAACACATTCATGGACTGTATAGCGATGGGTCAGACAACTGttcagtataatttatagtgtgATGATGCCGGCTTAAGCTTGATGTTTCAAACCTTTATATGTATAAGCGCTcgaaaaaataattacagGAACGGTAGGCACTTCTTTTAGGGCCacaaaaattatgctgatacTGAcatggcgctgtaattacttTAATTATACggtaatgcttcgttctcaagaTATAGACTATGGTTTGCTAACTTAGAAGGCTTTTGCAGACTCTTCATCTGACAGACTCGTGTATAGCAACTGTTACAcctgttcgcacaaagtttctattcaacttatgagttaaaCTTGCACTATATAAagtgctagctgtttgttagctgcTTAGAAAAGAGCTCGAATTTTTAAGTTGACAAAATTAAACTTCAAGttacattgtagatctacacagtCGTGCTTCTATCATTGAAGACCATGACATTCATCAAGCGGGCCATCAGATATAGATTTCTGTTTCCACTATTCTATAATAaaaatgtgtgtgttttgtcaaacaacaaaataatataagtaatcatggtcgatcattacccactctttgagtttgcatgcatgcagcaaaattaaatgcaaaaaatgttcatcattataatgtgtgtataaaagctaatagctttatgttatgtagcttttggtatctccaccgaggcatcagtatAAAAGAATTGAATCATGTGATTTTTCTGTAAATTAAATTCTGTCACAATGCATAGTTCCATAAATGGCTGATGACAGCCAGTCAAGTGATACTCTCCTGCACACTGCTGCAAGCTGTGGGGACTTAGATCAGGTCAAAGAGTTGTTGAAAACAAAGCAATATGAAGTGAACGTCAGAAACTCACACAACCAAACATCTCTTCATCTCGCATGTGCTAATGGTCATCTTGATACGGTTTGGACACTAGTCAACAACTTTGGTGCTGACAAAGGAGCTTCTGATTATGACGGAAATACACCATTGCTCTTTGCTGCTAAGAACAAAcatgtgcaaataattatcatggtaATCCTATCATCAGTGTATTTCAACAAATGGCCCTGTTTCTTTAGTCATAGTGAGATGGATTCTCATGACGTTAAAATCTTTGAGGATGTCCTCTTCGAGTATTATAATGATTCTGAGGCTGTGGAGAAAACTATGCATCTGATAAGCAAATACTTTGTTGATTACAAGCAATTCAAGGATTATAAAGATGATGGCTTTATTACATTGTTTGTAGCTGCATCACTTGGTCTCAAAGAATTGCTTAATCATTTAGTTACAGAGAAAAAAGTAGACCTAAATAAAAAAGGTTTCCATGGCTTGTCTGTTCTCCACGGTGCCTGTGTCGGAGGACACGTACTGCTCACGGAGAGCCTTATATCAGAACATGGTATTTCACAGAAAGATAACAGCGGGCACTCAATTTTGCATTACGCTGCATTAGATGGGATTCCCTATTCATtcaatggtggtcatatagaactaatagacaaactggtgataCAATATGGCCTCGATATTGGAGATAGAGATGAaaatggaaacacacctctacatatggCAGCCTATgaaggacgtgttgaaacattaagacacctgatcagtaagcacagtgctgatgttgaatGCACTAATAACCAAAAAAATACACCATTGTTGTTAGCTGCACAAAGTGGTAATACACATGTTTTggatgcgttagtcaaagaattcaacatcagttgtcatgtccgaggtgacaatggttatactctccttcactatgcatgctatggtggtcatatagaaatgatagacaaattagtgcttgaatatggcctcaatcccgcagataaagataatgatggtgacacacctctacatattgcagcctacgaaggacgtgttgaaacagtgagacacctgatcattaagcacagtgctgatgttgaatGCACTAATAACCAAAACAGTACACTGTTGATGCTAGCTGCACAAAGAGGTAATACACATGTTTTcgatgcgttagtcaaagaattcaacagcagttgtcatgtccgaggtgacaatggttatactctccttcactatgcatgtggtggtggtcatatagaaatgatagacaaattagtgcttgaatatggcctcgatcccacagataaagataatgatggtaacacacctctacatactgcagcctccattaaaggacgtgttgaaacagtgagacacctaaTTAGCAAGCACaatgctgatgttgattgcactaataatcagaacaatactccattgatgctagctgtgtttaatggttgtgtgcatgttttggatatgctaatcaaagaattcaacagcagttgtcatgtccgagatgacgatggttatactctccttcactatgcatgcgatggtggtcatatagaactgatagacaaattagtgcttgaatatggcctcaatcccgcagataaagataatgatggtaacacacctctacatgttGCAGCCATTGcaggacgtgttgaaacagtgagacacctgattagcaagcacagtgctgatgttgattgcactaataatcagaacaatactccattgatgctagctgtgtttaatggttgtgtgcatgttttggatatgctaatcaaagaattcaccagcagttgtcatgtccgagatgacgatggttatactctccttcactatgcatgcgatggtggtcatatagaactgatagacaaattagtgcttgaatatggcctcaatcccgcagataaagataatgatggtaacacacctctacatattgcagccgttaaaggacatgttgaaacagtgagacacctgattagcaagcacagtgctgatattgattgcactaacaactacaacaatacaccattgatggaggctgcgctgaatggtcatgtgcatgttttgaatatgctaatcaaagaattcaacagcagttgtcatgtccgaggttacaatggttatactctccttcactatgcatgcgatggtggtcatatagaactgatagacaaattagtgcttgaatatggcctcaatcccgcagataaagataatgatggtaacacacctctacatgttGCAGCCATTGcaggacgtgttgaaacagtgagacacctgattagcaagcacagtgctgatgttgattgcactaataatcagaacaatactccattgatgctagctgtgtttAATGGTGTgaatgttttggatatgctaatcaaagaattcaacagcagttgtcatgtccgagatgacgatggttatactctccttcactatgcatgcgatggtggtcatatagaactgatagacaaattagtgcttgaatatggcctcaatcccgcagataaagataatgatggtaacacacctctacatattgcagccgttaaaggacatgttgaaacagtgagacacctgattagcaagcacagtgctgatattgattgcactaacaactacaacaatacaccattgatggaggctgcgctgaatggtcatgtgcatgttttgaatatgctaatcaaagaattcaacagcagttgtcatgtccgaggttacaatggttatactctccttcactatgcatgcgatggtggtcatatagaaatgatagacaaattagtgcttgaatatggcctcaatcccgcagataaagataatgatggtaacacacctctacatattgcagccttcttcggacatgttgaaacagtgagacacctgattagcaagcacagtgctgatattgattgcactaacaactacaacaatacaccattgatactagctgcgctgaatggtcgtgtgcatgttttggacatgctaatcaaagaattcaacagcagttgtcatgtccgaggttacaatggttatactctccttcactatgcatgcgatggtggtcatatagaactgatagacaaattagtgcttgaatatggcctcaatcccgcagataaagataatgatggtaacacacctctacatattgaaGCCGttaaaggacatgttgaaacagtgagacacctgattagcaagcacagtgctgatattgattgcactaacaactacaacaatacaccattgatggaggctgcgctgaatggtcatgtgcatgctttgaatatgctaatcaaagaattcaacagcagttgtcatgtccgaggttacaatggttatactctccttcactatgcatgcgatggtggtcatatagaactgatagacaaattagtgcttgaatatggcctcaatcccgcagataaagataatgatggtaacacacctctacatgttGCAGCCATTGcaggacgtgttgaaacagtgagacacctgattagcaagcacagtgctgatgttgattgcactaataatcagaacaatactccattgatgctagctgtgtttaatggttgtgtgcatgttttggatatgctaatcaaagaattcaccagcagttgtcatgtccgagatgacgatggttatactctccttcactatgcatgcgatggtggtcatatagaactgatagacaaattagtgcttgaatatggcctcaatcccgcagataaagataatgatggtaacacacctctacatattgcagccgttaaaggacatgttgaaacagtgagacacctgattagcaagcacagtgctgatattgattgcactaacaactacaacaatacaccattgatgggggctgcgctgaatggtcatgtgcatgttttgaatatgctaatcaaagaattcaacagcagttgtcatgtccgaggttacaatggttatactctccttcactatgcatgcgatggtggtcatatagaaatgatagacaaattagtgcttgaatatggcctcaatcccgcagataaagataatgatggtaacacacctctacatattgcagccttcttcggacatgttgaaacagtgagacacctgattagcaagcacagtgctgatattgattgcactaacaactacaacaatacaccattgatactagctgcgctgaatggtcatgtgcatgttttggacatgctaatcaaagaattcaacagcagttgtcatgtccgaggttacaatggttatactctccttcactatgcatgcgatggtggtcatatagaactgatagacaaattagtgcttgaatatggcctcaatcccgcagataaagataatgatggtaacacacctctacatattgcagccgttaaaggacatgttgaaacagtgaaacacctgattagcaagcacagtgctgatattgattgcactaacaactacaacaatacaccattgatggaggctgcgctgaatggtcatgtgcatgttttgaatatgctaatcaaagaattcaacagcagttgtcatgtccgaggttacaatggttatactctccttcactatgcatgcgatggtggtcatatagaaatgatagacaaattagtgcttgaatatggcctcaatcccgcagataaagataatgatggtaacacacctctacatattgcagccatcttcggacatgttgaaacagtgagacacctgattagcaagcacagtgctgatattgattgcactaacaactacaacaatacaccattgatactagctgcgctgaatggtcgtgtgcatgttttggacatgctaatcaaagaattcaacagcagttatcatgtccgaggttacaatggttatactctccttcactatgcatgcggtggtggtcatatagaactgatagacaaattagtgcttgaatatggcctcgatctcgcagataaagataataatggtaacacacctctacatattgcaacCATGAgaggacgtgttgaaacagtgagacacctgattagcaagcacagtgctgatattgattgcactaacaactacaacaatacaccattgatggAGGCTGCGCGGAAGggtcgtgtgcatgttttggatatgctaatcaaagaattcaacagcagttgtcatgtccgaggttacaatggttatactctccttcactatgcatgcgatggtggtcatatagaactgatagacaaattagtgcttgaatatggcctcaatcccgcagataaagataataatggtgacacacctctacatgttGCAGCCATTGcaggacgtgttgaaacagtgagacacctgattagcaagcacagtgctgatattgattgcactaacaactacaacaatacaccattgatggGTGCTGCGCTGAAGggtcgtgtgcatgttttggatatgctaatcaaagaattcaacagcagttgtcatgtccgaggttacaatggttatactctccttcactatgcatgcggtggtggtcatatagaactgatagacaaattagtgcttgaatatggcctcgatctcgcagataaagataataatggtaacacacctctacatattgcaacCATGAgaggacgtgttgaaacagtgagacacctgattagcaagcacagtgctgatattgattgcactaacaactacaacaatacaccattgatggAGGCTGCGCGGAAGggtcgtgtgcatgttttggatatgctaatcaaagaattcaacagcagttgtcatgtccgaggttacaatggttatactctccttcactatgcatgcgatggtggtcatatagaactgatagacaaattagtgcttgaatatggcctcaatcccgcagataaagataataatggtgacacacctctacatgttGCAGCCATTGcaggacgtgttgaaacagtgagacacctgattagcaagcacagtgctgatattgattgcactaacaactacaacaatacaccattgatggGTGCTGCGCTGAAGggtcgtgtgcatgttttggatatgctaatcaaagaattcaacagcagttgtcatgtccgaggttacaatggttatactctccttcactatgcatgcggtggtggtcatatagaactgatagacaaattagtgcttgaatatggcctcgatctcgcagataaagataataatggtgacacacctctacatattgcaacCATGagaggacatgttgaaacagtgagacacctgattagcaagcacagtgctgatattgattgcactaacaactacaacaatacaccattgatggGTGCTGCGCTGAAGggtcgtgtgcatgttttggatatgctaatcaaagaattcaacagcagttgtcatgtccgaggttgctacggttatactctccttcactatgcatgcgatggtggtcatatagaactgatagacaaattagtgcttgaatatggcctcaatcccgcagataaagataatgatggtaacacacctctacatgttGCAGCCATTGcaggacgtgttgaaacagtgagacacctgattagcaagcacagtgctgatgttgattgcactaataatcagaacaatacaccattgatggGTGCTGCGCGGAAGggtcgtgtgcatgttttggatatgctaatcaaagaattcaacaacagttgtcatgtccgaggatACAATGGTCGTACTCTCCTTCACCAAgcatgcgatggtggtcatatagaactgatagacaaattagtgcttgaatatggcctcaatcccgcagataaagataataatggtgacacacctctacatgttGCAGCCATTAcaggacgtgttgaaacagtgagacacctgattagcaagcacagtgctgatattgattgcactaacaactacaacaatacaccattgatggAGGCTGCGCGGAAGggtcgtgtgcatgttttggatatgctaatcaaagaattcaacagcagttgtcatgtccgaggttacattggttatactctccttcactatgcatgcggtggtggtcatatagaaatgatagacaaattagtgcttgaatatggcctcgatctcgcagataaagataataatggtgacacacctctacatattgcaacCATGagaggacatgttgaaacagtgagacacctgattagcaagcacagtgctgatgttgattgcactaataatcagaacaatacaccattgatgctagctgcacTGGGTggtcgtgtgcatgttttggatatgctaatcaaagaattcaacagcagttgtcatgtccgagatgacgatggttatactctccttcactatgcatgcgatggtggtcatatagaactgatagacaaattagtgcttgaatatggcctcaatcccgcagataaagataataatggtaacacacctctacatgttGCAGCCATTGcaggacgtgttgaaacagtgagacacctgattagcaagcacagtgctgatattgattgcactaacaactacaacaatacaccattgataCTAGCTGTGTTTCATGGTTGTGTgtatgttttggatatgctaatcaaagaattcaatagcagttgtcatgtccgagattacaatggttatactctccttcactatgcatgcggtggtggtcatatagaactgatagacaaattagtgcttgaatatggcctcgatctcgcagataaagataataatggtaacacacctctacatgttgcagccattaaaggacatgttgaaacagtaaGACTTTTGATTACTCAACACAAAATTGATATAATCACTAATAATGTTTACTCTACCCCATTGTGTTTAGCAGCTGAAGGTGGTCATGAGATCGCGATTCATGCCTTTATTAAAGAGTTTAAATGCAACCCACATAACAGAGGCTACAATGGTCAAACTCTGCTTCACTATGCTTGCCAAAATGGTCACGTAGAACTATTGAATAAATTGGTAGTCCAGTATAAGGTAGATCCATCAATTAGAGACAACGATGGGAACACACCACTGCATATTTTGTGTCGTACTCCGCATACTGAAGAAGGGAAGCTGAGAACAATGCTTTGCAAGTACCAGTACTGGACAGTGTTTCAAGTTAATAATAATGGCAACACTCCTCTTCACACAGCAACTCTCTACGAACAAGCTCATTGTGCACGCTTACTATTGCAGAAGTACAATGCTCCACTTTTTGTGCGAAACAAAGATGGGAAGACTGCCCTTGGTCTAGCTAGAACTCAGAGAAGCCATGAAATTGTTAAAATTTTCAAAAATCATAATTCTGAAATGCAGTCTATCTACCGGCAGCTAGATAAACTTGCTAAACAAAAGTTTGGTGGTGAAAAAAACCTCACCAGAATATTTATTGTAGGTCATCCAGGTGCTGGGAAATCCACGCTTGTTGAAACTATCAAAACAGAAGGTTTTATTAGCTACTTCAGCACATCAACTGTTTCCCCTCACACTCCAGGCATTATTCCAAGTACTTATGACAGTAGTGCTTATGGaagaataataatttatgatttTGCTGGTGATTCCGAGTACTACTCCTCACATGCTGCAATTATGGAGTCAATCAACACATCAAAAGGAAGTAATATATATTTGATAGTTTGTGATTTGAGTAAAGGCGAAGAAGCTGCTGTCACTAAATACAGCTACTGGCTTTCATTTCTATCGTACAATATTAAGCAATTCTCAAACACGATTATCCTACCAGTGGGAAGCCACGCTGATGTAATCAACAAAACGTCAGTTGAACAAGTGTTACGTGTTCTTGACAGCGTATCCCAAAAGTTCTGTAGCAGCTCCAAGATTGATGATTTTCAAATTGAACAAAGTGTTTCTCTTGATTGTCGTAAACGAGGGGCTGTAGTAAATTACATAAAGGAACTCACTAAGAAATTCTCCAATTTAGTATCCCTTTCCCCAGAGACAAGCACACTCTTGGGATTGTTGAAGAAAGACTTTGAACATGTTCCAGCTTGCAAAGTAAGCCTCCTTATCTCTCACATAGAAGAGACTGGAATTCCGCTGCCACTAAATTCTTCATCACTTTACTTTCTCATAAGAGAGTTACATGATTTGGGTCTGCTAATGgtgatagagagagaagggGACTCCATTGAGAACCATATAATAATTCTCAAGATATCAACATTCACATCAGATGTACACAAAAAACTCTTTTCAGAGTCTGCTAAAGCTGACCTCACCAAGCATATCGATCAACTCAAGCTCAGCGTAGGCATTATTCCAGAATCACTACTGGAAAGAGTACTACCAGAGTACATCACAAAAGAAAGTCTACTTAAGTTGCAGTACTGTCAAGAAATTGAGAATTTGTACGTGGAAGAGGACCACAGTCTTTTTCAACTCACTTCTGGGCCAGTACCAACAGAAAATGCCACTAAAGAGAACTCTCATTTATTTTTCCCTGCTTTATGTGATCTCAAGCTCGAGGAAATTCAATGGCCTAAATCCGAAGGTGATAAGATTACTTTGGGATGGTATGCTAAATGTGATTGTAACAGCTTTGACTTCTTCCCAACACGATTTCTTCATGTGCTTATCGTTCATCTCTCCCACAACTTTGCATTAAAACAAAGCTTGCCTACAAGCCACCAGATCTCTATAGTAACTACAGATTATTCTGCTGATAATAGTTCTTTGATTGCAAAGGTGTATGCTGCCAATCCTCGCTGTCATGTCTGGTCGACTGGTCTCCATTGGCTTATGAAGAACGGAGTGGAAGTATTTGTCGATATGCCTAAAGATGCAGATAGTAAAGATCTGATTGTACTAGCAAGAAGTGACATTGAAGATAAAATCGAATGTTTCAACACTCTGCAACTAGTTATTCAGAAGGTAGTCAAAGCCAAAGTTGAATTCTGTGCTAGTATAATGCCTACTGTTTACCTTCTTGATTCGAGCAATCTCAAGGATGAACTTTTTACAAATGCTAGAAATGCACCGAAATATGCTCTAATAGATATTGAAGAAGCACTTGTAGAAGGCACTAAGCGAGTCATGGATAAAGAAGGACGATGCTTCTCCACTCCTATCAAAGAATGGATCAGCCCAACAAGATGGGCCATATCTTACTGGAGTAAGttttacacacacatacccccatatttaattttttttatggtACTTACAGATTTATTTTTTCCAATGGATACCTTCTTGGTTCATTCTGCTTTGCAAGAAGTAAAGGATGCTCAATGGAAACTGCTAGGAATGAGTCTTCCCCCAATCCCCTGGAACAAATTAGATGACATTGACAAAAATGAATCATCATTCTCTGGTGACATTGCTAAGAAAGAAGAAGTAATTCGACTGTGGATGTCTCAAGAACCCACCTGGATAGTGTTGGTAGACGCTCTCAGTCAATCTGCATATGGATGGTCACAGAATTCTAGTCAAATCTCACGAGAGCATAGTAAGTGTAGTAACTAGCCCTATTTATAAGCTAGCCGGTCGCATGCTATATATAGGCTGGTTACAAGCAAACTCTGATTGATTGAAACAGTGGGCGAGGATATCACCCCATGCAGTGGGCGCAGGGCCCCAACATAGGAACAATAGAATAAATATACGCATGCGTAAATGATGATCATATAAATAACATAAGAGTAAATACTGTCCATTACAGTAAGTACCTCACAATTATTGCTAAATAAtgcctatataataattatgtactgtttATTCAATCGTGTATTATAGATGTGCCTCTACAAAGGAACATTCTTGAAAACGATTCATCTCTTCGTCCTGATGAAGAGTTTCTCCAATCATTTGCTGCCATCATTGGCTCTCGTTGGCAGTGTCTTGCTtttcccctctccctcacttctgaagacattgtgagcatcaagagagagacaagaggAGCAGAGCCGACCAGACAAGCACTCGTCATGCTACAGAAGTGGGCAGCCAGGGAGACGGCAACTTATGGTCAGTTGAGAGAGA
This region of Halichondria panicea chromosome 12, odHalPani1.1, whole genome shotgun sequence genomic DNA includes:
- the LOC135344748 gene encoding uncharacterized protein LOC135344748; this translates as MADDSQSSDTLLHTAASCGDLDQVKELLKTKQYEVNVRNSHNQTSLHLACANGHLDTVWTLVNNFGADKGASDYDGNTPLLFAAKNKHVQIIIMVILSSVYFNKWPCFFSHSEMDSHDVKIFEDVLFEYYNDSEAVEKTMHLISKYFVDYKQFKDYKDDGFITLFVAASLGLKELLNHLVTEKKVDLNKKGFHGLSVLHGACVGGHVLLTESLISEHGISQKDNSGHSILHYAALDGIPYSFNGGHIELIDKLVIQYGLDIGDRDENGNTPLHMAAYEGRVETLRHLISKHSADVECTNNQKNTPLLLAAQSGNTHVLDALVKEFNISCHVRGDNGYTLLHYACYGGHIEMIDKLVLEYGLNPADKDNDGDTPLHIAAYEGRVETVRHLIIKHSADVECTNNQNSTLLMLAAQRGNTHVFDALVKEFNSSCHVRGDNGYTLLHYACGGGHIEMIDKLVLEYGLDPTDKDNDGNTPLHTAASIKGRVETVRHLISKHNADVDCTNNQNNTPLMLAVFNGCVHVLDMLIKEFNSSCHVRDDDGYTLLHYACDGGHIELIDKLVLEYGLNPADKDNDGNTPLHVAAIAGRVETVRHLISKHSADVDCTNNQNNTPLMLAVFNGCVHVLDMLIKEFTSSCHVRDDDGYTLLHYACDGGHIELIDKLVLEYGLNPADKDNDGNTPLHIAAVKGHVETVRHLISKHSADIDCTNNYNNTPLMEAALNGHVHVLNMLIKEFNSSCHVRGYNGYTLLHYACDGGHIELIDKLVLEYGLNPADKDNDGNTPLHVAAIAGRVETVRHLISKHSADVDCTNNQNNTPLMLAVFNGVNVLDMLIKEFNSSCHVRDDDGYTLLHYACDGGHIELIDKLVLEYGLNPADKDNDGNTPLHIAAVKGHVETVRHLISKHSADIDCTNNYNNTPLMEAALNGHVHVLNMLIKEFNSSCHVRGYNGYTLLHYACDGGHIEMIDKLVLEYGLNPADKDNDGNTPLHIAAFFGHVETVRHLISKHSADIDCTNNYNNTPLILAALNGRVHVLDMLIKEFNSSCHVRGYNGYTLLHYACDGGHIELIDKLVLEYGLNPADKDNDGNTPLHIEAVKGHVETVRHLISKHSADIDCTNNYNNTPLMEAALNGHVHALNMLIKEFNSSCHVRGYNGYTLLHYACDGGHIELIDKLVLEYGLNPADKDNDGNTPLHVAAIAGRVETVRHLISKHSADVDCTNNQNNTPLMLAVFNGCVHVLDMLIKEFTSSCHVRDDDGYTLLHYACDGGHIELIDKLVLEYGLNPADKDNDGNTPLHIAAVKGHVETVRHLISKHSADIDCTNNYNNTPLMGAALNGHVHVLNMLIKEFNSSCHVRGYNGYTLLHYACDGGHIEMIDKLVLEYGLNPADKDNDGNTPLHIAAFFGHVETVRHLISKHSADIDCTNNYNNTPLILAALNGHVHVLDMLIKEFNSSCHVRGYNGYTLLHYACDGGHIELIDKLVLEYGLNPADKDNDGNTPLHIAAVKGHVETVKHLISKHSADIDCTNNYNNTPLMEAALNGHVHVLNMLIKEFNSSCHVRGYNGYTLLHYACDGGHIEMIDKLVLEYGLNPADKDNDGNTPLHIAAIFGHVETVRHLISKHSADIDCTNNYNNTPLILAALNGRVHVLDMLIKEFNSSYHVRGYNGYTLLHYACGGGHIELIDKLVLEYGLDLADKDNNGNTPLHIATMRGRVETVRHLISKHSADIDCTNNYNNTPLMEAARKGRVHVLDMLIKEFNSSCHVRGYNGYTLLHYACDGGHIELIDKLVLEYGLNPADKDNNGDTPLHVAAIAGRVETVRHLISKHSADIDCTNNYNNTPLMGAALKGRVHVLDMLIKEFNSSCHVRGYNGYTLLHYACGGGHIELIDKLVLEYGLDLADKDNNGNTPLHIATMRGRVETVRHLISKHSADIDCTNNYNNTPLMEAARKGRVHVLDMLIKEFNSSCHVRGYNGYTLLHYACDGGHIELIDKLVLEYGLNPADKDNNGDTPLHVAAIAGRVETVRHLISKHSADIDCTNNYNNTPLMGAALKGRVHVLDMLIKEFNSSCHVRGYNGYTLLHYACGGGHIELIDKLVLEYGLDLADKDNNGDTPLHIATMRGHVETVRHLISKHSADIDCTNNYNNTPLMGAALKGRVHVLDMLIKEFNSSCHVRGCYGYTLLHYACDGGHIELIDKLVLEYGLNPADKDNDGNTPLHVAAIAGRVETVRHLISKHSADVDCTNNQNNTPLMGAARKGRVHVLDMLIKEFNNSCHVRGYNGRTLLHQACDGGHIELIDKLVLEYGLNPADKDNNGDTPLHVAAITGRVETVRHLISKHSADIDCTNNYNNTPLMEAARKGRVHVLDMLIKEFNSSCHVRGYIGYTLLHYACGGGHIEMIDKLVLEYGLDLADKDNNGDTPLHIATMRGHVETVRHLISKHSADVDCTNNQNNTPLMLAALGGRVHVLDMLIKEFNSSCHVRDDDGYTLLHYACDGGHIELIDKLVLEYGLNPADKDNNGNTPLHVAAIAGRVETVRHLISKHSADIDCTNNYNNTPLILAVFHGCVYVLDMLIKEFNSSCHVRDYNGYTLLHYACGGGHIELIDKLVLEYGLDLADKDNNGNTPLHVAAIKGHVETVRLLITQHKIDIITNNVYSTPLCLAAEGGHEIAIHAFIKEFKCNPHNRGYNGQTLLHYACQNGHVELLNKLVVQYKVDPSIRDNDGNTPLHILCRTPHTEEGKLRTMLCKYQYWTVFQVNNNGNTPLHTATLYEQAHCARLLLQKYNAPLFVRNKDGKTALGLARTQRSHEIVKIFKNHNSEMQSIYRQLDKLAKQKFGGEKNLTRIFIVGHPGAGKSTLVETIKTEGFISYFSTSTVSPHTPGIIPSTYDSSAYGRIIIYDFAGDSEYYSSHAAIMESINTSKGSNIYLIVCDLSKGEEAAVTKYSYWLSFLSYNIKQFSNTIILPVGSHADVINKTSVEQVLRVLDSVSQKFCSSSKIDDFQIEQSVSLDCRKRGAVVNYIKELTKKFSNLVSLSPETSTLLGLLKKDFEHVPACKVSLLISHIEETGIPLPLNSSSLYFLIRELHDLGLLMVIEREGDSIENHIIILKISTFTSDVHKKLFSESAKADLTKHIDQLKLSVGIIPESLLERVLPEYITKESLLKLQYCQEIENLYVEEDHSLFQLTSGPVPTENATKENSHLFFPALCDLKLEEIQWPKSEGDKITLGWYAKCDCNSFDFFPTRFLHVLIVHLSHNFALKQSLPTSHQISIVTTDYSADNSSLIAKVYAANPRCHVWSTGLHWLMKNGVEVFVDMPKDADSKDLIVLARSDIEDKIECFNTLQLVIQKVVKAKVEFCASIMPTVYLLDSSNLKDELFTNARNAPKYALIDIEEALVEGTKRVMDKEGRCFSTPIKEWISPTRWAISYWNLFFPMDTFLVHSALQEVKDAQWKLLGMSLPPIPWNKLDDIDKNESSFSGDIAKKEEVIRLWMSQEPTWIVLVDALSQSAYGWSQNSSQISREHNVPLQRNILENDSSLRPDEEFLQSFAAIIGSRWQCLAFPLSLTSEDIVSIKRETRGAEPTRQALVMLQKWAARETATYGQLRERLRTLSVFHI